GCCGCCCTCAAGTCCTTTTATCATTTTTTATTGCGGGAAAAGCTGATCGAGTTCGATCCTACTCTAAATGTAGATACGCCTAAACTCGCGCGCAAGCTGCCCCAAATTCTGTCGGTTGCTGAGGTCGACCGTCTTTTGCAACAGCCTGATCCTTCAACGCCAGCTGGCTTACGGGACAAATCAATGTTGGAACTAATGTACGCCACCGGTTTGAGGGTGAGTGAACTGGTCTCTTTACAGATAAATCAGGTTAACTGTGATACAGGGTTTATCCGCTGTACCGGTAAAGGCGCCAAAGAGAGAATTGTCCCTATTGGCAGCGTAGCCAAAGAGTGTCTTAACGCTTATTTGGCCTATGGCAGAGTTAAACTTCTCAAAATACCAAAAGAAGAAGCATTGTTTATCAACCAGATGGGTGCCCGGCTTACCAGACAAGGGTTTTGGAAAATTTTAAAAAAATACGCCAGAAAAGCAGGCATCGCCAAAGATATAACACCCCATACC
This region of Zhaonella formicivorans genomic DNA includes:
- the xerD gene encoding site-specific tyrosine recombinase XerD, whose translation is MRSNVEEFIHYLAVERGLAENTLESYYRDLIGFCTFAAEVAKVRNVGEVTREVILRYLLNMQKEGKSPATLARHVAALKSFYHFLLREKLIEFDPTLNVDTPKLARKLPQILSVAEVDRLLQQPDPSTPAGLRDKSMLELMYATGLRVSELVSLQINQVNCDTGFIRCTGKGAKERIVPIGSVAKECLNAYLAYGRVKLLKIPKEEALFINQMGARLTRQGFWKILKKYARKAGIAKDITPHTLRHSFATHLLENGADLRVVQEMLGHADITTTQVYTHLTSRHLKEVYNKTHPRA